From Rhodamnia argentea isolate NSW1041297 chromosome 10, ASM2092103v1, whole genome shotgun sequence, a single genomic window includes:
- the LOC115735141 gene encoding transcription factor RAX2 has protein sequence MGRAPCCDKANVKRGPWSPEEDAKLKEFIDKHGTGGNWIALPQKAGLRRCGKSCRLRWLNYLRPNIKHGEFSDQEDKIICTLYATIGSRWSIIAAQLPGRTDNDIKNYWNTKLKKKFTGLPLLPHHPSHQQRTQQNAIITSFTSHAHPLLSSSSPTPPPSSTLSPPSQSSLSNSHYFASLTGLEQSVSYYSSSPNLQPQESFLGSMRQYEASCCSSSDGSSSSSTTNNNNNQICSLGKEREYYDFSLCGNGADDHPMGFPRSFCSGVVDGGQRLVLGSVGGWSQEKQSCDQTWGAENPSDYAGLEEIKQLISSASNCSSNNNSFLWYEGKSDHDGVVMYY, from the exons atgGGGAGAGCTCCATGCTGTGACAAGGCAAATGTGAAGAGAGGGCCCTGGTCACCTGAGGAAGATGCTAAGCTCAAGGAGTTCATAGACAAACATGGCACTGGAGGCAACTGGATTGCTCTCCCTCAAAAAGCTg GCCTTAGGAGATGTGGGAAAAGCTGCCGCTTGAGATGGCTGAACTATCTAAGACCAAACATAAAGCATGGAGAGTTCTCAGATCAAGAAGACAAGATTATCTGCACCCTGTATGCTACAATTGGAAGCAG GTGGTCGATAATAGCTGCTCAGTTACCAGGCAGAACCGACAACGACATCAAGAACTACTGGAACACCAAGCTCAAGAAGAAGTTCACGGGCTTACCCTTGCTTCCTCACCACCCTTCTCACCAGCAGAGAACGCAACAAAACGCCATCATCACTAGCTTCACATCACATGCTCATCcgctcctctcttcttcttctccaaccCCACCACCATCATCAACCTTGTCACCACCATCACAATCCTCCCTCTCCAACAGCCACTACTTCGCCTCCCTCACAGGCCTTGAACAGTCCGTCTCTTATTACTCTTCAAGCCCTAATCTTCAGCCACAAGAGAGCTTCTTGGGCTCCATGAGGCAGTATGAAGCTAGCTGTTGCAGCTCCTCTGATGGgagtagcagcagcagcaccaccaacaacaacaacaaccaaaTCTGCAGCCttgggaaggagagagagtatTATGACTTCTCGCTGTGTGGAAATGGCGCTGATGATCATCCCATGGGTTTTCCAAGAAGTTTCTGTTCTGGGGTTGTTGATGGTGGTCAAAGACTTGTGCTTGGAAGCGTTGGTGGGTGGAGCCAAGAGAAACAAAGCTGTGATCAGACATGGGGCGCTGAAAATCCTTCAGATTACGCAGGCCTCGAAGAGATCAAGCAGCTCATCAGCAGTGCTAGTAATTGCTCAAGTAATAACAACAGCTTCTTATGGTATGAGGGCAAGAGTGATCATGACGGAGTGGTGATGTACTACTGA